In one window of Reinekea forsetii DNA:
- a CDS encoding TRAP transporter TatT component family protein: MVKTIILLATCLGLSACATTRLPANLSSAILNSDDLVTVNDGLPAYLLMIDALSATYPKSESLHLTAASLNGSYAGVFVPDKQKVRKKRMSEKALKHAQIAFCLYDKTACDLQSADPDGFAGRIAQWNGVDDLPYLYALGTSWASYIQANTDDWLVIAQLGQAESVLKQVVSIEPEYEKGTALVYLGVMASVLPPSLGGKPDIAQAYFEAALAAGKNENLIIHVYYAAEFARLMFDQELHDNLLQQALSLDPYVEGYTLQNVFAQQQAQQLLESSNDYF; the protein is encoded by the coding sequence ATGGTGAAGACAATAATACTGTTAGCAACATGCCTAGGTTTATCCGCGTGTGCCACGACCCGGCTGCCAGCAAACCTCTCTAGTGCAATTTTAAACAGCGACGACCTAGTCACGGTAAATGACGGCCTTCCAGCCTATTTACTGATGATTGACGCCTTGTCCGCAACCTATCCGAAGAGTGAAAGCCTGCATCTGACCGCAGCGTCACTCAATGGTTCTTATGCCGGGGTTTTTGTCCCGGATAAACAAAAGGTGCGAAAAAAACGAATGTCTGAGAAGGCCTTAAAGCATGCGCAGATCGCTTTCTGTCTCTACGACAAAACAGCGTGCGACCTTCAGAGCGCCGATCCAGACGGCTTTGCGGGGCGTATTGCACAGTGGAACGGCGTCGATGATTTACCCTATCTGTATGCCTTGGGCACCAGTTGGGCCAGCTATATACAGGCCAATACCGATGATTGGCTGGTGATTGCCCAGCTGGGCCAGGCCGAGTCTGTTTTGAAGCAGGTAGTGAGCATTGAGCCAGAGTATGAAAAGGGCACGGCATTAGTCTATCTGGGTGTAATGGCCAGTGTTCTGCCACCGAGCCTAGGCGGTAAACCCGATATAGCCCAAGCCTATTTTGAAGCCGCTCTGGCAGCGGGCAAAAACGAAAACCTTATTATTCACGTGTACTATGCAGCCGAGTTTGCTCGTCTGATGTTTGACCAAGAGCTTCACGATAACTTGCTTCAGCAAGCGTTAAGCCTCGATCCGTATGTTGAAGGCTATACCTTGCAGAATGTGTTTGCCCAACAGCAGGCCCAACAGCTGCTTGAATCATCGAATGATTATTTTTGA
- a CDS encoding sodium ion-translocating decarboxylase subunit beta, translating to MEKFQQLLLDSGLANLTPGQLLMMIVGLVLIYLAIAKRFEPLLLLPIGFGTLLVNIPGAQMGGDEGLLHYISEVGIHTGVFPLLIFMGVGAMTDFGPMLANPKTLLLGAAAQFGIFGTIIGATWMTSMGWVDFSLQDAAAIGIIGGADGPTSIFVASRLAPDLLGAIAVAAYSYMALVPIIQPPIMKLLTTEAERKIKMEQLRVVTKREKIVFPLVVLFLVAMFLPSAAPLLGMFCLGNLMKESTVVDRLSDTAQNALMNIVTIMLGLAVGSKMSAEAFLNFETMGILALGLSAFCVGTAAGILMAKLMNLFIKIPINPLIGSAGVSAVPMAARVSNKVGLEANNQNFLLMHAMGPNVAGVIGSAVAAGVMLSYFG from the coding sequence ATGGAAAAATTTCAACAACTACTGCTGGATTCTGGACTGGCCAATTTAACGCCGGGCCAGCTATTGATGATGATCGTCGGTCTGGTGCTCATTTATCTAGCGATTGCCAAACGTTTTGAACCGCTACTTCTGCTGCCTATCGGTTTTGGTACTCTATTGGTCAATATACCAGGCGCGCAGATGGGCGGGGACGAGGGTCTGTTGCACTATATCTCTGAAGTGGGCATTCACACCGGTGTCTTCCCATTGCTCATTTTCATGGGCGTTGGGGCAATGACCGATTTCGGACCGATGTTGGCCAATCCAAAGACCCTATTATTGGGCGCGGCGGCACAGTTCGGCATATTCGGTACCATCATTGGTGCAACCTGGATGACCTCGATGGGTTGGGTCGATTTTTCACTGCAGGATGCCGCCGCCATCGGCATCATCGGTGGCGCGGACGGGCCGACGTCAATCTTTGTCGCCAGTCGCTTGGCACCGGACTTGCTCGGTGCGATCGCCGTTGCTGCCTATAGCTATATGGCGCTGGTGCCGATCATTCAGCCGCCGATCATGAAACTACTGACCACCGAAGCAGAACGCAAGATCAAGATGGAGCAGTTGCGCGTTGTAACCAAACGGGAAAAGATCGTATTTCCGTTAGTGGTCCTGTTTCTGGTCGCCATGTTCCTGCCGTCCGCGGCCCCGCTGCTGGGTATGTTTTGTCTGGGTAACCTGATGAAAGAGAGCACCGTAGTTGATCGCCTAAGTGACACGGCCCAAAATGCTCTGATGAATATAGTCACCATTATGCTGGGTTTGGCCGTCGGCTCGAAAATGAGTGCCGAAGCTTTCCTGAATTTTGAAACCATGGGTATTTTGGCTCTGGGTTTAAGTGCGTTCTGTGTCGGTACTGCGGCGGGCATTCTAATGGCCAAGCTGATGAACCTCTTTATCAAGATCCCCATCAACCCCCTGATTGGTTCAGCCGGTGTTTCGGCCGTACCGATGGCGGCTCGGGTGTCCAATAAGGTCGGGCTTGAAGCAAATAATCAGAATTTCCTATTGATGCACGCTATGGGGCCTAACGTAGCCGGTGTTATCGGCTCCGCCGTCGCCGCTGGGGTAATGTTGTCTTACTTTGGCTGA
- a CDS encoding OmpA family protein, translated as MNNNEEHIEQEEHWVSVSDLMAGLMMVFLLIAIVFMVNAERERNKVRDVAVLYDRLRTQLYQDLLTEFAPDLEQWGAEINPDLSIRFGRPELIFDRGANKLKTGFEDILQDFFPRYLGIITSVKYRDDIAEVRIEGHTSSGWLGQEEDSAYILNMGLSQERTRSTLDYLLLLPEVQQEKYWLKAHMTANGLSSSKPILSLGGEEDRERSRRVEFRLRTDAESRIAAILESYQ; from the coding sequence ATGAACAACAATGAAGAGCATATCGAGCAGGAGGAGCATTGGGTCTCGGTCAGTGATCTGATGGCTGGACTGATGATGGTGTTTCTGCTGATTGCCATTGTGTTTATGGTTAACGCCGAACGCGAGCGTAATAAGGTACGCGATGTAGCCGTGCTCTACGATCGATTGCGGACTCAGCTGTACCAAGATTTACTCACCGAGTTTGCGCCTGACCTGGAACAATGGGGTGCTGAAATCAATCCGGATCTGAGTATTCGATTTGGCCGACCGGAACTGATTTTCGATAGGGGCGCTAATAAGCTCAAAACCGGTTTTGAGGACATTCTGCAGGACTTCTTTCCCCGCTACCTGGGCATCATCACCTCGGTGAAATATCGTGACGATATCGCCGAAGTTCGCATCGAGGGTCACACCTCCAGCGGCTGGCTCGGACAGGAAGAAGATTCCGCCTATATTCTAAATATGGGTTTGAGTCAGGAACGAACTCGTTCGACTCTCGATTACCTTTTATTACTGCCCGAGGTTCAACAGGAAAAATACTGGCTGAAGGCCCATATGACCGCCAATGGTCTGTCGTCTTCCAAGCCGATACTCAGCTTGGGCGGTGAAGAAGACCGCGAGCGCTCTAGGCGCGTGGAATTTAGACTGCGAACCGATGCCGAGAGTCGTATCGCCGCTATCCTAGAGAGTTATCAATAG